A genomic region of Gemmata massiliana contains the following coding sequences:
- a CDS encoding S1C family serine protease: MSGIRIRTGAAGAVLGSAALALALGFSMSHADEPKAPKPPIPEALPKEGKSPFSADLKKAQEQMFRAVEALAKDPNDAEARKQLDEARAALMKALASGANEIPRPGPGFPGFGLGRAPDRARLGVQLEPLTPLVTDQLGLDPKSGVAIASVLEGSAAAKGGFKVHDVVIEFAGKPVSNDPRDFTRQVSAVKPGEKVNAVVVRKGRKVELKGIELPAPEVVPQPEAQRLPTNPKALENNKAGDSVSVSIDNGKFVVKATQSGVNFVITGQVGADGATADKVTIKSGDETIEAASLDKVPEKYRPTVEKLLKNVGASRAKVRD; encoded by the coding sequence ATGTCCGGTATCCGAATCCGCACCGGCGCAGCGGGCGCCGTGCTCGGGTCCGCTGCACTGGCTCTCGCGCTGGGCTTTTCGATGTCGCACGCGGACGAGCCGAAGGCTCCCAAACCACCCATCCCTGAAGCACTCCCGAAAGAAGGGAAGTCGCCCTTCTCTGCCGATCTCAAAAAAGCTCAGGAACAGATGTTCCGAGCGGTGGAAGCCCTGGCCAAAGACCCGAACGACGCGGAAGCCCGAAAACAGTTGGACGAAGCCCGCGCCGCGCTGATGAAAGCGCTGGCAAGCGGAGCAAACGAGATCCCGCGCCCCGGACCGGGGTTCCCGGGATTCGGCCTCGGTCGTGCTCCCGATCGCGCGCGCCTGGGTGTTCAACTCGAACCACTCACCCCATTAGTGACGGATCAACTCGGACTCGATCCGAAGTCCGGCGTAGCCATCGCTAGTGTGCTCGAAGGTTCGGCCGCAGCGAAGGGCGGGTTCAAAGTTCACGACGTCGTGATCGAATTTGCCGGGAAGCCCGTCAGCAACGATCCGCGTGATTTCACCCGCCAAGTGAGTGCGGTGAAGCCCGGCGAGAAGGTGAACGCGGTCGTGGTGCGAAAGGGGAGGAAGGTCGAGCTGAAGGGGATCGAGTTACCCGCCCCGGAAGTCGTTCCGCAACCCGAGGCCCAGAGGCTCCCCACGAACCCCAAAGCGCTCGAAAACAACAAAGCCGGTGATTCGGTTTCTGTGTCGATCGACAACGGGAAATTCGTCGTCAAGGCGACGCAGAGCGGCGTGAATTTCGTAATCACCGGCCAAGTGGGAGCCGACGGAGCAACTGCGGACAAGGTGACCATCAAGTCCGGCGACGAAACGATCGAGGCAGCGAGTCTCGACAAGGTGCCCGAGAAGTACCGTCCGACGGTCGAGAAATTGCTGAAGAACGTCGGGGCGTCTCGGGCGAAGGTTCGGGATTAA
- a CDS encoding PVC-type heme-binding CxxCH protein, translating into MRLLVSLCALLSCTPFAFADGLTPEEAAKRFKLPDGFSVRTVAAEPMIRQPVSMSFDARGRLWVLQYLQYPNYAGLKPVKQDQYLRTVWDKVPEAPPKGPKGLDRITILSDPDENGVFRKSKDFVTGLNIASGFCIGNGGVYVVQPPYLLFYPDKNEDDVPDGDPEVLLSGFGMDDTHSLANSLQWGPDGWLYGAAGSTSTCKIKPPVPSATGGPDFIEFQQGIWRYHPKTKRFELFSEGGGNTYGLDFDRNGQIIAGTNWGGFACLHQMQGAYYVKGFSKHGPLHNPYTYGYFEHVPYKDFRGGHVTCGGVLYDAELYPEQYRGQYIAANLLSNAIHWHKLEPHKSSFTAGHGGELMTTDDTHFRPVDCLLGPDGCIYVADFYDRRAAHLDPVDNWDKATGRIYRIDYKRPPKQESFDLRKKSTSELAELLKHPNKWWRTEARRLIAERGDASVHPKLRKWLLTEKGPLALEALWTLASSDGWVERDFDNVGEHPNEHVRAWMIRLMCDEETVSNATQVALGGIAASEKSSAVVAQTACSIRRLAPPQEYDIVSALMMNPLVGDAPQFPLLVWWALEDCNRRDTTDTVRFPYANDPIQKLADFFNERVARRLMSGNITRGRERIGTLFGLTTSANDDIAPVLRGIATALRAQPLDVIPPSLQPPLNQLRQQRKKDLLLLEVLARMKDPSARSTLRDLVTDESIGDGNRLRAIALLRDVRDPRAEELFLEQLSVQKSDNLRTGLLDGLEAFEHATIGEKVLAGYSGYTPAVKKRAVQLLLTRPAWALMLLKELDAGKFPKTDVTVDNARTATNLSDKEVTALVEKHFGKLAPATAGEKQARIAWLSTALGRAKPGDAINGKVLFTKHCAACHQLHGDGGKVGPDLTTADRKNRGYMLTQIVDPSGYIRPEFVVHSVLTKDDRKLSGIVTETGESIVVTNVVNDQVTKTTLAKADIADLKPSPVSLMPEKLLDTLTESQIADLFAYLASEKPTPPPPLPKGKGENKLKIALVSGSFEYKSDDSLRAFQKYLEATYAVECVLISAKAEKDTSLSGLEQLETCDVAVFFTRRLQIEGDSLEQVKKYVKSGKPIVGIRTASHGFQKWLEMDKNVFGGDYKGHFGAGVAEIHAVEKVKDHTILKDVKPFKTNGSLYKNPNVADDVTVLLRGTMGKESEPVAWVREKDGRRVFYTSLGHPDDFKDANFVRLLVNGLAWTTKTDFKPTK; encoded by the coding sequence ATGCGCCTCCTCGTCTCGCTTTGCGCACTCCTCTCCTGCACACCGTTCGCGTTCGCCGACGGCCTGACACCCGAAGAGGCTGCAAAGCGGTTCAAACTGCCCGACGGGTTCTCGGTCCGCACGGTCGCGGCCGAGCCGATGATTCGGCAGCCCGTGAGCATGAGTTTCGACGCGCGCGGGCGCCTGTGGGTGCTGCAGTACCTCCAGTACCCGAACTACGCGGGCCTCAAGCCCGTGAAGCAGGACCAGTACCTGCGCACGGTCTGGGACAAGGTACCGGAAGCGCCCCCGAAGGGACCAAAGGGGTTGGACCGGATCACCATCCTCTCCGACCCGGACGAGAACGGCGTGTTCCGCAAGTCGAAGGACTTCGTGACCGGGCTGAACATCGCGAGCGGGTTCTGCATTGGTAACGGCGGCGTGTACGTTGTGCAGCCGCCGTACTTGCTCTTTTACCCTGATAAGAACGAAGACGACGTGCCCGACGGCGACCCCGAAGTGCTGCTCTCCGGCTTCGGCATGGACGACACGCACTCGCTCGCCAACTCCCTCCAGTGGGGGCCGGACGGCTGGCTCTACGGCGCCGCGGGGAGCACGAGTACGTGCAAGATCAAGCCGCCGGTGCCATCCGCTACAGGCGGTCCCGATTTCATCGAGTTCCAGCAGGGCATCTGGCGCTACCACCCGAAAACGAAGCGGTTCGAGCTGTTCAGTGAGGGTGGCGGGAACACCTACGGTCTCGATTTCGACAGGAACGGCCAGATCATCGCGGGGACCAATTGGGGCGGGTTCGCGTGCCTGCACCAGATGCAGGGCGCGTATTACGTGAAGGGCTTCAGCAAACACGGCCCGCTCCACAACCCCTACACCTACGGCTACTTCGAGCACGTCCCGTACAAGGACTTTAGAGGCGGGCACGTCACGTGTGGCGGCGTGCTGTACGACGCGGAGTTATACCCGGAACAGTACCGCGGTCAGTACATCGCCGCGAACCTGCTCTCCAACGCGATCCACTGGCACAAGCTCGAACCGCACAAGTCGTCGTTCACGGCCGGTCATGGTGGCGAGCTGATGACCACCGACGACACGCACTTCCGCCCGGTCGATTGCCTGCTCGGGCCGGACGGGTGCATTTACGTTGCAGACTTCTACGACCGGCGCGCGGCACACCTCGACCCGGTGGACAACTGGGACAAAGCTACCGGCCGCATTTACCGCATCGACTACAAGCGACCGCCAAAGCAAGAGTCGTTTGACTTGCGGAAGAAGTCCACATCCGAACTCGCGGAACTGCTGAAGCACCCGAACAAGTGGTGGCGCACCGAAGCGCGCCGGCTCATCGCCGAACGCGGCGACGCGAGCGTTCACCCGAAGTTGCGGAAGTGGCTCCTCACCGAAAAAGGTCCGCTCGCACTCGAAGCACTGTGGACACTGGCCTCCTCGGACGGCTGGGTAGAACGGGACTTCGACAACGTCGGTGAGCACCCGAACGAGCACGTCCGCGCCTGGATGATTCGGCTCATGTGCGACGAAGAAACCGTCTCGAACGCAACGCAGGTGGCCCTGGGGGGCATCGCCGCAAGCGAAAAGAGTTCCGCGGTGGTGGCGCAGACCGCGTGCTCCATTCGCCGGCTCGCCCCGCCGCAGGAGTACGACATCGTTTCCGCGCTAATGATGAACCCGCTGGTGGGCGACGCCCCGCAGTTCCCGCTCCTCGTATGGTGGGCGCTCGAAGACTGCAACCGCCGCGACACGACCGACACGGTGCGCTTCCCCTACGCCAACGACCCGATCCAAAAGCTCGCAGACTTCTTTAACGAGCGGGTCGCGCGCCGGCTCATGTCCGGGAACATCACCCGCGGGCGCGAGCGCATTGGCACGCTGTTCGGCCTGACCACCAGCGCCAACGACGACATCGCGCCCGTACTTCGAGGCATCGCCACCGCACTCCGAGCACAACCGCTCGACGTGATCCCCCCTTCCCTCCAACCGCCACTGAATCAACTGCGACAGCAGCGAAAGAAAGATCTCCTTCTGCTCGAAGTGTTGGCGCGGATGAAAGACCCTTCGGCCCGGTCCACCCTCCGCGACCTCGTAACGGACGAGTCAATTGGTGACGGGAACCGCCTGCGTGCGATCGCACTCTTACGCGATGTGCGCGATCCGCGTGCGGAAGAACTGTTCCTGGAACAACTTTCCGTGCAGAAGTCTGACAACTTGCGCACGGGTCTGCTCGACGGCCTCGAAGCGTTTGAGCACGCTACCATTGGCGAAAAAGTGCTCGCGGGTTACTCGGGTTACACCCCGGCTGTGAAAAAGCGCGCGGTGCAACTCCTGCTCACGCGCCCGGCGTGGGCACTCATGCTCCTCAAAGAACTGGACGCGGGCAAGTTCCCCAAAACCGACGTGACCGTGGACAACGCCCGCACCGCGACGAACCTCAGCGACAAGGAAGTCACAGCTCTCGTCGAAAAGCACTTCGGGAAGCTCGCACCCGCAACGGCGGGTGAGAAGCAAGCTCGCATCGCGTGGCTGAGTACCGCACTCGGGCGGGCAAAACCCGGCGACGCCATAAACGGGAAAGTGCTCTTCACCAAACACTGCGCCGCGTGCCACCAACTGCACGGTGACGGCGGCAAAGTCGGTCCGGATCTCACTACCGCGGACCGCAAGAACCGCGGGTACATGCTTACGCAGATCGTCGATCCGTCGGGCTACATTCGTCCGGAATTCGTCGTTCACAGCGTATTAACCAAAGACGACCGCAAACTCTCCGGGATTGTCACAGAAACAGGCGAATCGATCGTCGTCACGAACGTTGTGAACGATCAGGTCACGAAGACGACGCTCGCAAAAGCCGACATCGCAGACCTGAAGCCGTCACCGGTATCGCTGATGCCGGAGAAGCTGCTCGACACGCTCACGGAATCACAAATCGCGGATCTATTCGCGTATCTGGCGAGCGAGAAACCTACCCCCCCGCCCCCCCTCCCTAAAGGGAAGGGGGAGAACAAATTGAAAATCGCGCTAGTATCCGGATCGTTCGAGTACAAATCGGACGATTCCCTGAGGGCGTTTCAGAAGTACCTGGAAGCAACCTACGCGGTTGAGTGCGTGCTGATATCGGCGAAAGCGGAGAAGGACACGTCGTTGTCTGGTCTGGAGCAGTTGGAAACGTGCGACGTCGCCGTCTTCTTCACGCGGCGGCTCCAGATCGAAGGGGATTCACTCGAACAGGTGAAGAAGTACGTCAAATCCGGTAAGCCCATCGTCGGCATCCGCACCGCGAGTCACGGATTTCAAAAGTGGCTAGAAATGGACAAGAACGTGTTCGGCGGTGATTACAAGGGGCATTTCGGTGCCGGCGTTGCCGAGATACACGCGGTCGAGAAGGTCAAGGATCACACGATTCTGAAGGACGTGAAGCCGTTCAAGACGAACGGTAGCCTGTATAAAAACCCCAACGTCGCGGACGACGTGACCGTTCTCCTTCGGGGGACAATGGGCAAGGAATCGGAACCGGTCGCGTGGGTGCGGGAGAAGGACGGCCGGCGGGTCTTCTACACCTCTCTGGGGCACCCCGACGACTTCAAGGACGCGAACTTCGTCCGACTCCTGGTCAACGGTCTCGCCTGGACAACAAAGACCGATTTCAAACCAACGAAATGA
- a CDS encoding PepSY-like domain-containing protein has translation MRYFAAVAIAVVALSAPVRADEEKVPLEKVPKAVLETVKKRFPKAEVIGASKEKEKDKTVFEIELKEAGKTIDVTLTPEGAITTIEKQIEAKELPKAVTEALEKKYAKATFKTVEAVYSMKDGKEALDYYEVLLVTADKKTIEVEIFADGKIKEEEEKKTEK, from the coding sequence ATGCGTTACTTCGCAGCAGTCGCAATCGCAGTCGTCGCGTTGTCTGCACCGGTTCGAGCGGACGAGGAAAAGGTTCCGCTGGAGAAAGTGCCGAAGGCCGTACTAGAGACCGTCAAAAAGCGGTTCCCGAAAGCCGAAGTGATCGGCGCGAGCAAAGAGAAGGAAAAAGACAAAACGGTGTTCGAGATCGAGCTAAAGGAAGCCGGCAAGACGATCGACGTGACCCTCACTCCGGAGGGCGCAATCACCACAATCGAGAAGCAGATCGAGGCCAAAGAGCTGCCGAAGGCCGTGACCGAGGCACTCGAAAAGAAGTACGCGAAGGCCACGTTCAAGACCGTTGAAGCCGTTTACAGCATGAAGGATGGGAAAGAGGCGCTCGATTACTACGAGGTACTTCTCGTCACCGCCGACAAGAAAACGATCGAAGTGGAGATCTTCGCAGACGGCAAGATCAAGGAAGAAGAAGAGAAAAAGACCGAGAAATAA
- a CDS encoding sensor histidine kinase, protein MTLTTRLSLFFLAALAAVLVAFSAALYVLAHRHLTRQLDDRLESTSRALASAAEIKPDGVEWEPEARPFPFTSSPFGDELRWSVAAEGGSIVDQSTQDDARELLAEADAGFRTGHRNPRRLERAGRAWQATRIRLAPEPTSRPVPLKHGKFSALVVTVAVPLDPVHSTLRTLAATLTGLTLAVLGVALVTSRAVCRRALAPVTRMAEAAHAMGTDLAERLPDARSTDELANLTGAFNGLLDRLAEAFERERRFAGEASHQLRTPLTALIGQIEVALRRDRTPEEYHRVLGSVLDQAGRLRRVIEALLFLARSEADARLPGVERIDLTAWTDSRLKERAESSRSADLIFAPTAGEIPVAIHPDLFGELFDAVLDNALKYSAPGTTVTVRTGRDAKGARVEIEDHGCGIAPNEVPHLFRPFFRSEIARRRGIPGVGLGLAVAARIASALGGSIDVQSEFGHGCRVAIRLPHSPIHIMTENEVSTGEAR, encoded by the coding sequence GTGACCCTCACCACCCGTCTCTCGCTGTTCTTCCTGGCCGCGCTCGCGGCGGTGCTCGTCGCGTTCTCCGCGGCGCTGTACGTCCTGGCGCACCGCCACCTCACACGGCAACTCGACGACCGGCTCGAATCGACCTCGCGCGCGCTAGCGTCGGCCGCCGAAATCAAGCCCGACGGCGTGGAGTGGGAACCGGAGGCACGCCCGTTCCCGTTCACATCGAGTCCGTTCGGGGATGAACTGCGGTGGAGCGTGGCCGCCGAGGGCGGCAGCATCGTCGATCAATCAACCCAGGACGACGCCCGGGAGTTGTTGGCGGAAGCCGACGCCGGATTCCGGACCGGTCACCGGAACCCGCGGCGCCTGGAACGTGCGGGCCGCGCGTGGCAGGCCACGCGCATCCGGCTCGCACCGGAACCGACCTCGCGCCCGGTCCCACTCAAGCACGGAAAGTTCTCCGCACTCGTCGTAACGGTTGCGGTGCCGCTCGATCCCGTTCACAGCACACTCCGCACCCTCGCCGCGACACTTACTGGCCTCACGCTCGCGGTCCTGGGTGTCGCGTTAGTTACCAGCCGAGCGGTTTGCCGCCGGGCGCTCGCCCCGGTCACGCGAATGGCCGAAGCTGCTCACGCGATGGGTACTGACCTAGCCGAGCGCCTCCCGGACGCACGATCCACCGACGAACTCGCAAACCTGACAGGAGCGTTCAACGGCTTGCTCGACCGACTGGCGGAAGCGTTCGAGCGCGAGCGGCGGTTCGCGGGCGAAGCGTCACACCAACTTCGCACGCCACTCACGGCCCTCATCGGCCAAATCGAAGTCGCACTACGGCGCGACCGCACACCAGAAGAGTACCACCGCGTGCTCGGCTCGGTTCTGGATCAGGCCGGGCGACTCCGACGGGTCATTGAGGCGCTGCTGTTTCTCGCGCGGTCGGAGGCGGACGCGCGACTCCCGGGTGTGGAGCGGATCGACCTCACCGCGTGGACCGATTCTCGACTGAAGGAAAGAGCCGAAAGCTCGCGGTCTGCCGATCTAATCTTCGCGCCGACTGCGGGAGAAATACCAGTCGCGATTCACCCCGATCTGTTCGGCGAACTGTTCGATGCGGTTCTCGACAACGCCCTGAAATACAGCGCCCCCGGGACGACAGTCACCGTTCGCACCGGGCGCGACGCAAAGGGCGCGCGAGTGGAGATAGAAGACCACGGGTGCGGGATCGCACCGAACGAGGTGCCGCACCTGTTCCGCCCGTTCTTCCGCTCGGAGATCGCGAGACGGCGCGGCATCCCGGGCGTGGGTCTGGGGTTGGCCGTCGCGGCCCGAATCGCCTCCGCGCTCGGCGGATCGATCGACGTTCAGAGTGAGTTCGGGCACGGGTGCCGAGTCGCGATTCGGCTGCCCCACTCGCCGATCCACATAATGACAGAAAACGAAGTAAGTACAGGAGAAGCACGATGA
- a CDS encoding fused DSP-PTPase phosphatase/NAD kinase-like protein, which translates to MTRRRFLALMAGTTVAGGSLLAWGVEHHTRNFHTVEPGVLYRSGQMTRTGLKLVLGAYHIKTVVTLRTVRNPDRPFPDAWEADVCAARDARHMRIVPRSWSVDKKGELPAERVVKSFLDIVSDPANQPVLVHCFAGIHRTGTMCALFRMARQGWSADQAIAEMQSYGFKPGRSREEIERYLRNYHAENRPAA; encoded by the coding sequence ATGACTCGGCGCCGGTTCCTGGCACTCATGGCCGGCACGACCGTCGCCGGAGGTTCGCTCCTGGCGTGGGGCGTGGAGCACCACACCCGGAACTTTCACACGGTCGAACCGGGCGTACTCTACCGCAGCGGCCAAATGACCCGAACCGGGCTGAAGCTGGTTCTGGGCGCGTACCACATCAAAACGGTCGTGACGCTGCGCACCGTGCGTAACCCCGATCGCCCGTTCCCCGATGCGTGGGAAGCAGATGTGTGTGCGGCGCGCGATGCACGGCACATGCGCATCGTCCCGCGCTCGTGGTCCGTGGACAAGAAGGGCGAACTTCCCGCCGAACGGGTCGTCAAATCGTTCCTGGACATCGTGAGCGATCCGGCCAACCAGCCGGTACTCGTTCACTGTTTCGCGGGCATTCACCGGACCGGAACCATGTGCGCACTCTTCCGCATGGCCCGCCAGGGATGGAGCGCGGACCAAGCCATCGCGGAAATGCAGAGTTACGGTTTTAAACCCGGGAGAAGCCGCGAAGAGATCGAGCGGTACTTGCGCAATTACCACGCCGAAAATCGCCCCGCGGCGTAG
- a CDS encoding bile acid:sodium symporter has protein sequence MGDQDAPHEWIGFGFLHRHFLWLLIGAYAAAAIAPGAGCWLANLTETGHVGGYSVRISAPALMLASLLFAAGFAVRGDHLRGVFRSPLPLAAGLFASVAVPVLVLMAVAPVLLLWHDPVEARDLLVGLAVVAAMSVAGSSAGWSRAADGDCALSLGLVLLFTALSPLTTPRSFGTVGALAPSDAGEVLNHLAGAGGASAFVVLWVVFPTGLGLICRWVIGGNRADAAGPHVKQVTSVILLVLCYANASTCLPRVVVDPDWDFLALIAAAAVVMCATAFSTGFLTAKFVRADPARRAALVFGVGMANNGAGLALAAGALAGCPLALLPVVAVNLTQHLIAGYADARLRKV, from the coding sequence ATGGGCGATCAAGATGCGCCACACGAGTGGATCGGGTTCGGGTTTCTGCACCGGCACTTTCTCTGGTTACTGATCGGGGCATACGCCGCGGCCGCAATTGCACCGGGGGCCGGCTGCTGGCTCGCGAACCTCACTGAGACGGGGCACGTTGGGGGGTACTCGGTTCGTATATCGGCACCGGCGCTGATGCTCGCCAGTCTGTTGTTTGCTGCGGGCTTTGCGGTGCGGGGAGACCACCTACGGGGCGTGTTCCGAAGCCCGCTCCCTCTGGCCGCCGGGTTGTTCGCGAGCGTCGCTGTTCCCGTTCTGGTATTGATGGCGGTCGCGCCCGTTCTGTTGCTCTGGCACGACCCGGTTGAAGCACGCGACTTGCTCGTGGGACTGGCGGTCGTAGCTGCGATGTCGGTGGCGGGCTCGTCGGCGGGTTGGTCCCGCGCCGCGGACGGCGATTGTGCGCTGAGCCTCGGCCTCGTATTGCTCTTTACGGCGCTCAGCCCGCTCACGACGCCACGTTCGTTCGGTACGGTCGGCGCGCTTGCACCGAGCGACGCGGGCGAAGTGTTAAATCACCTCGCCGGGGCAGGTGGGGCGAGTGCGTTCGTGGTGTTGTGGGTGGTCTTCCCGACGGGATTGGGCCTGATTTGTCGCTGGGTAATCGGAGGTAACAGGGCGGACGCGGCGGGACCGCATGTGAAACAGGTTACGTCCGTGATCCTGTTGGTGCTGTGCTACGCGAATGCTTCAACGTGTTTACCGCGTGTCGTCGTCGATCCGGATTGGGATTTCCTCGCGCTGATTGCGGCTGCGGCGGTGGTAATGTGTGCGACCGCGTTCTCGACCGGGTTTCTCACTGCGAAGTTCGTGCGGGCCGATCCCGCGCGGCGGGCCGCACTCGTGTTTGGCGTCGGCATGGCGAACAACGGGGCCGGGTTAGCACTGGCTGCGGGAGCGCTCGCAGGTTGTCCGCTGGCGCTGCTCCCTGTGGTTGCGGTCAACCTGACGCAGCACCTCATCGCGGGGTACGCTGACGCACGACTCCGAAAGGTATGA
- a CDS encoding response regulator transcription factor codes for MGIRILLVEDETAIGDFVARGLREEGYSVEWATDGDAGWHHLRTAVWDVVLLDWWLPGPNGLTLLKKFRQAGCDTPVLMLTARDAVSDRVQGLDCGADDYLCKPFAFEELLARVRALARRPGATAGTVLSYADVYLDLATHRAERAGTKLDLTAKEESLLVLFLRHPGEVLSRTRIYEAVWDERYDGISNTLEVHVMELRKKLEAHGPRLIQTVRGRGYVFGELE; via the coding sequence ATGGGAATCCGCATTCTGCTCGTTGAAGACGAAACGGCGATCGGCGACTTCGTCGCGCGCGGGCTGCGCGAAGAGGGGTACTCGGTCGAGTGGGCGACCGACGGCGATGCCGGGTGGCACCACTTGCGGACCGCCGTTTGGGACGTGGTGCTGCTTGATTGGTGGCTGCCCGGCCCGAACGGACTCACGCTCCTCAAGAAGTTCCGGCAAGCAGGCTGCGACACGCCGGTACTCATGCTCACCGCGCGCGACGCCGTTTCCGACCGCGTGCAGGGGCTGGATTGCGGGGCCGATGATTACCTGTGCAAGCCGTTCGCGTTCGAGGAACTGCTCGCCCGGGTCCGCGCGCTGGCGCGCCGCCCCGGGGCGACCGCGGGAACGGTGCTCTCCTACGCCGACGTCTACCTCGACCTCGCGACCCACCGCGCCGAGCGCGCCGGGACGAAGCTCGATCTGACCGCGAAGGAGGAATCGCTGCTCGTGCTGTTCCTCCGGCACCCCGGCGAAGTGCTGAGTCGTACCCGGATCTACGAAGCGGTCTGGGACGAGCGGTACGACGGGATCTCGAACACGCTCGAAGTTCACGTCATGGAACTGCGCAAGAAACTGGAAGCACACGGCCCGCGCCTCATTCAGACGGTGCGCGGGCGCGGGTACGTGTTCGGGGAACTGGAGTGA